One stretch of Candidatus Bathyarchaeia archaeon DNA includes these proteins:
- a CDS encoding SDR family NAD(P)-dependent oxidoreductase, with translation MELKPIQELLSLKGKRAMITGSASGIGRCIAYRFAEAGADLEVVDLNEAGLKQLVNDLSKFQVEVNAHRVDLSKEEEVDLLWSGLKDKIPDILVNNAGVYPFKKFLSVDRRFLENALNVNLTSVFWMCQHMIRRRARRGGVIINVGSIEAILPFQDDMVHYDVSKAGVIALTRALAKEYGKRGFRVNAIIPGGITTPGVMRAAKNIIRLHFGLIKSWVQFKWRLPMGRLGHPDEVARMALVLASDLSSYVQGALIVVDGGFLSA, from the coding sequence AGCTGAAACCTATACAAGAGCTTCTTTCGCTGAAAGGAAAAAGAGCCATGATAACGGGCTCAGCCTCAGGCATCGGCAGATGTATTGCCTACAGGTTCGCTGAGGCTGGCGCCGATCTAGAGGTCGTCGACTTGAACGAAGCGGGATTAAAACAGTTGGTAAACGATCTTTCAAAATTCCAGGTCGAGGTTAACGCGCACAGGGTGGATTTGTCGAAGGAAGAGGAGGTGGACCTCCTATGGTCTGGCTTAAAGGACAAAATTCCGGACATACTGGTTAACAACGCGGGCGTCTACCCATTTAAGAAATTTCTAAGCGTAGACCGGAGATTTCTGGAAAACGCGTTAAACGTAAACTTAACATCGGTTTTCTGGATGTGCCAACACATGATTAGGCGAAGAGCGAGGAGAGGCGGAGTCATCATCAACGTAGGCTCCATCGAAGCCATATTACCCTTCCAAGACGATATGGTCCACTACGATGTGAGCAAAGCAGGGGTTATCGCCCTCACCAGGGCCCTGGCTAAGGAGTATGGGAAACGTGGATTCAGGGTCAACGCGATCATACCTGGCGGAATAACAACACCTGGAGTGATGAGGGCGGCGAAGAACATCATTAGACTCCATTTTGGACTCATCAAGTCTTGGGTTCAGTTTAAGTGGAGACTTCCAATGGGGAGACTCGGCCATCCAGATGAAGTCGCTCGAATGGCCTTGGTTCTCGCAAGCGACCTATCAAGCTATGTTCAAGGAGCGTTAATAGTCGTCGATGGAGGGTTCCTATCAGCCTAA
- the pncA gene encoding bifunctional nicotinamidase/pyrazinamidase, with translation MRVEDLKLVKPKLTRGDALIIVDLQRDFMPGGALPVEGGNEIIEPTNMLADVFNRRGHVVVMIQDWHPPGHRSFASAHGRKPYERYESEGIGPVLWPDHCVQGTLGAEFHPQVNTQYAGAIIRKGYRLEVDSYSAFFENDKKTPTGLAGYLNTFKVKRVYLCGLALDYCVYYSAIDARTLGLEVVVPIDLTKPVNFPPEQLSQALEFMVQRGVQFTKSNIIQ, from the coding sequence ATGAGGGTTGAGGATCTGAAGCTCGTAAAGCCTAAGCTCACACGGGGAGACGCTTTAATCATCGTGGACTTGCAAAGGGACTTTATGCCCGGTGGGGCCTTGCCTGTGGAGGGGGGAAACGAAATTATCGAGCCTACGAATATGCTCGCGGATGTTTTCAATCGACGCGGCCACGTAGTCGTCATGATTCAGGATTGGCATCCTCCAGGTCACCGATCCTTCGCCAGCGCCCATGGAAGAAAACCATATGAGAGGTACGAGTCTGAGGGAATTGGTCCAGTTCTGTGGCCTGACCACTGCGTGCAAGGCACGTTGGGAGCTGAGTTCCACCCCCAAGTAAACACACAGTACGCTGGGGCCATTATCAGGAAGGGGTACCGGCTAGAAGTAGACAGCTACTCCGCCTTCTTTGAAAACGACAAGAAAACCCCTACCGGATTAGCGGGGTATTTAAACACCTTCAAAGTAAAACGAGTATACTTATGCGGATTGGCATTGGACTACTGCGTTTACTACTCCGCAATAGACGCCAGGACCCTTGGATTAGAAGTTGTCGTGCCCATCGACCTGACGAAGCCCGTTAACTTTCCTCCGGAGCAACTCTCCCAGGCATTAGAGTTCATGGTTCAGAGAGGCGTTCAATTCACGAAGTCGAATATCATACAGTAA